In a genomic window of Glaciimonas sp. PCH181:
- a CDS encoding cbb3-type cytochrome c oxidase subunit 3, which produces MAIENIFSNASIVMTVISLATFLGILGWTYCVKSSSDFDAIARLPFDDDDYEGVTLKDQTAPQTEDRHG; this is translated from the coding sequence ATGGCTATCGAGAATATTTTTTCTAACGCCAGCATCGTGATGACGGTTATTAGTCTGGCCACATTTTTAGGCATTCTCGGCTGGACGTATTGCGTTAAAAGCAGCAGCGATTTTGATGCTATTGCGCGCTTGCCGTTTGATGATGATGACTATGAAGGCGTCACGCTGAAAGATCAGACAGCGCCGCAAACGGAGGATCGTCATGGCTGA
- the ccoG gene encoding cytochrome c oxidase accessory protein CcoG, with the protein MNNLAPPEAVIKMYAAREEIYPREAKGRYATWRWICVWLTQLVFYGLPWLQWNGRQAVLFDLGARKFYIFGVVLWPQDFIYLAALLIICAYALFLVTAIAGRVWCGFACPQTVYTEIFLWVERKIEGTRSARMRLNKQPWSVARVIKKSAKHSVWGLVALWTGFTFVGYFTPVHALMAEVSSMGLGPWESFWILFYAFATYGNAGWMREQVCKYMCPYARFQSSMFDQDTLIVTYDKTRGEPRGARGRVTAGAQSLGACIDCSMCVQVCPTGIDIRQGLQYECIGCAACVDACNLVMTKIDAPPGLIRYATEHAITQRLSPKQIRQRVLRPRVLIYIGLLFLIVSAFSGALITRTPLKLDVIRDRGAMGREVEDGMIENVYRLQVMNTAETAHRYKIAVSGMPTISMASPDEVNLDGASSRAVPVRVRVDPKSGKAGSNKIFFTLTALDDAGLQVKENAVFFVPK; encoded by the coding sequence ATGAATAATCTCGCGCCGCCTGAGGCAGTGATCAAGATGTACGCCGCACGCGAGGAAATTTATCCGCGTGAAGCAAAGGGCCGCTATGCGACCTGGCGCTGGATATGCGTGTGGCTGACGCAACTGGTGTTCTATGGCTTGCCATGGTTGCAGTGGAATGGACGGCAGGCGGTGCTGTTTGATCTGGGCGCACGCAAATTCTATATTTTCGGCGTTGTGTTGTGGCCGCAGGATTTTATCTATCTGGCGGCGCTGTTGATTATCTGCGCCTATGCACTGTTTTTGGTGACGGCGATTGCTGGGCGCGTATGGTGCGGATTTGCTTGTCCGCAAACGGTCTATACGGAAATATTTCTGTGGGTCGAACGGAAAATAGAGGGGACGCGTAGCGCACGGATGCGGTTGAATAAACAGCCTTGGTCGGTCGCAAGAGTGATTAAAAAATCTGCAAAACATAGTGTCTGGGGCCTAGTTGCACTCTGGACCGGCTTCACCTTCGTTGGGTACTTTACGCCTGTGCACGCGTTGATGGCGGAGGTCAGCAGCATGGGGCTTGGCCCCTGGGAATCGTTTTGGATTTTGTTTTACGCGTTTGCAACCTATGGCAACGCGGGATGGATGCGCGAGCAAGTCTGCAAATATATGTGTCCGTATGCGCGTTTTCAGAGTTCCATGTTCGATCAGGATACGCTGATTGTTACCTATGACAAGACACGCGGGGAGCCGCGTGGTGCACGGGGCAGGGTAACAGCAGGTGCGCAGTCTTTGGGGGCATGCATTGATTGTTCGATGTGCGTGCAGGTTTGCCCGACTGGTATTGATATCCGGCAGGGCTTGCAATATGAATGCATCGGATGCGCTGCCTGCGTCGATGCCTGTAATCTGGTTATGACGAAGATCGACGCACCGCCGGGATTAATCCGCTATGCGACCGAGCATGCAATCACTCAGCGACTGTCACCTAAACAGATACGTCAGCGCGTATTGCGCCCACGCGTCCTGATTTATATCGGCTTACTTTTCCTGATCGTCTCGGCTTTTTCTGGTGCGTTGATTACGCGCACACCGTTGAAGCTAGATGTCATTCGGGACCGGGGCGCAATGGGACGGGAAGTCGAGGATGGCATGATCGAGAACGTGTATCGGCTGCAAGTCATGAACACAGCCGAAACCGCGCATCGCTACAAAATTGCGGTATCGGGCATGCCGACGATCTCGATGGCTTCTCCGGATGAGGTCAATTTGGACGGGGCTAGTTCCCGTGCGGTGCCGGTACGGGTACGTGTCGATCCTAAAAGTGGGAAAGCGGGATCGAACAAAATCTTCTTCACACTGACGGCGCTGGACGATGCGGGATTGCAGGTGAAAGAAAATGCCGTATTTTTCGTGCCCAAATAA
- a CDS encoding NAD(P)-dependent alcohol dehydrogenase gives MRTMKAAVFIRPGKIALEQKPIPVAGPGEALIKITTTTICGTDVHILKGEYPVAEGRTIGHEPVGVIEELGAGVIGYTVGQRVIVGAITPCGQCHPCLDGHASQCGGKAAGGWRFGNTIDGSQAEYLLVPNAMSNLEPIPDGLTDEQVLMCPDIMSTGFGGAESGEIKIGDTVVIFAQGPIGLCATAGAKLKGASLIIAVDGLSTRLEVAKKLGADVTIDYTKTDPISEIMRLTNGRGVDVAIEALGTQQTFESCLRVLKPGGTLSSLGVYSGKISISMDIFAAGLGDYKIITTLCPGGKERMRRLMNVVASGRVDLQSMVTHRFKLDQIEEAYALFANQREGVLKIAITP, from the coding sequence ATGCGCACCATGAAAGCAGCAGTATTTATCCGCCCCGGGAAAATCGCGTTAGAGCAAAAGCCGATACCGGTTGCTGGTCCTGGCGAGGCATTAATCAAAATTACGACGACAACGATTTGTGGCACCGATGTGCACATTCTGAAGGGCGAATATCCCGTTGCGGAGGGCCGCACGATTGGGCATGAGCCGGTGGGCGTGATTGAAGAATTGGGAGCAGGGGTCATTGGGTATACCGTGGGTCAACGCGTGATCGTCGGCGCAATAACGCCGTGCGGTCAATGTCATCCATGTCTGGATGGGCACGCATCGCAGTGTGGTGGCAAAGCGGCCGGTGGCTGGCGGTTTGGCAACACCATTGATGGTTCTCAGGCGGAATACTTGTTGGTGCCGAACGCGATGTCGAATCTTGAGCCGATACCGGATGGGCTCACAGATGAACAAGTATTGATGTGTCCTGACATTATGAGTACAGGCTTTGGCGGCGCGGAAAGTGGCGAAATAAAGATCGGCGACACGGTCGTTATTTTTGCGCAGGGGCCGATTGGTTTATGTGCAACAGCAGGCGCGAAATTAAAGGGTGCCAGTCTGATTATTGCGGTTGATGGCTTGAGTACGCGTCTTGAAGTAGCAAAGAAATTGGGCGCCGATGTGACTATTGATTACACCAAGACCGATCCGATCTCCGAGATTATGCGCTTGACCAATGGGCGCGGCGTCGATGTCGCGATTGAAGCATTGGGCACGCAACAAACGTTTGAGAGTTGTTTGCGCGTACTAAAACCGGGTGGCACGCTTTCCAGTCTTGGTGTTTACTCCGGCAAGATTTCTATATCGATGGATATTTTTGCCGCTGGATTGGGCGATTACAAAATCATCACTACCTTGTGTCCCGGTGGCAAAGAACGCATGCGCAGATTGATGAACGTGGTTGCATCTGGCCGAGTCGATTTGCAATCCATGGTGACGCATCGATTTAAACTCGATCAGATTGAAGAGGCCTATGCGCTGTTCGCCAATCAGCGTGAAGGTGTGTTGAAAATTGCGATTACACCGTAA
- a CDS encoding FixH family protein, with the protein MLSSSPSIAQVSTKRPWYKQAWPWLLMLGPGIVVMAATYTGWLAFSRQDAMVVDDYYKQGLAINQDLRRDSIATGLGLKLDARYDPSAGKLSGSVLGFGGPVPGKILIHLAHPTQPEKDIKLVAQLDPNGSFTIALPMLERAQWQVLVESDRRDWRLTGLWKWPQQMLGLHADLSPADR; encoded by the coding sequence ATGTTGTCTTCATCGCCCTCAATTGCGCAAGTCAGCACTAAAAGGCCGTGGTATAAGCAAGCTTGGCCGTGGCTGCTCATGCTGGGGCCGGGCATCGTCGTAATGGCGGCCACGTATACCGGCTGGCTGGCATTCTCGCGGCAAGATGCGATGGTCGTGGATGATTACTATAAACAGGGTTTAGCCATCAATCAGGATTTGCGTCGCGACAGTATCGCTACCGGGCTGGGGCTGAAGCTGGATGCCCGTTACGATCCTTCAGCGGGTAAATTAAGCGGTTCTGTTTTGGGATTTGGCGGACCAGTGCCCGGAAAAATATTAATCCATCTTGCCCATCCCACCCAGCCTGAAAAAGATATCAAACTGGTCGCGCAACTAGATCCGAATGGCAGTTTTACGATTGCTTTGCCGATGCTGGAAAGAGCGCAATGGCAAGTACTAGTCGAAAGTGATCGACGCGACTGGCGCTTGACCGGATTGTGGAAATGGCCGCAGCAGATGCTTGGTCTGCATGCCGATTTATCGCCAGCCGACAGATAG
- the fnr gene encoding fumarate/nitrate reduction transcriptional regulator Fnr has translation MSQPLSFTTSATLNIGALKASCAGCSLHHLCLPMGLDDADINRLDQIVGRRRRLLRDESLYRMDDPFKNLYAIRIGHFKTYQLNPSGEQQVTGFQMTGELLGMDAISADRHQCDAVALEDSEVCEIPFSRLEELFGHIPMLLRHFHRIMGQEITREQNVMLLLGNMRAEQRFAAFLINLSSRYAARGYSSTRFQLRMSREDIGNYLGLTIESISRLVTRFKKQGLLKVDKREIQLLDPALLKALAAGTESCNPM, from the coding sequence ATGAGTCAGCCCCTTTCCTTCACCACATCGGCCACTTTGAATATCGGTGCTTTAAAAGCGAGTTGCGCTGGTTGCAGCCTGCACCATTTGTGTCTGCCTATGGGTCTGGACGATGCGGATATCAACCGCCTGGATCAGATCGTCGGACGCCGTCGTCGTCTGTTGCGCGACGAAAGTCTGTACCGGATGGATGACCCGTTCAAAAATCTTTACGCCATCCGCATCGGGCATTTCAAAACCTATCAGCTCAATCCAAGCGGCGAGCAACAAGTTACCGGTTTCCAGATGACTGGCGAATTGCTGGGCATGGATGCGATCAGCGCGGACCGCCATCAATGCGATGCAGTGGCGCTTGAGGATAGTGAAGTGTGCGAAATCCCATTTTCGCGGCTGGAAGAACTGTTCGGTCACATTCCCATGTTGCTGCGGCACTTTCACCGAATCATGGGACAAGAAATCACGCGAGAGCAGAATGTCATGCTGTTGCTGGGAAATATGCGCGCCGAACAACGCTTTGCCGCGTTCTTGATTAATCTGTCATCACGCTATGCTGCACGCGGTTATTCTTCTACACGCTTCCAATTGCGGATGTCGCGCGAAGACATCGGCAACTATCTTGGACTAACCATCGAAAGTATTAGCCGGTTGGTGACACGCTTCAAGAAACAAGGCTTGCTGAAAGTCGATAAGCGGGAAATCCAACTACTCGACCCGGCATTATTAAAGGCGCTGGCAGCAGGCACCGAAAGCTGCAATCCGATGTAA
- the ccoN gene encoding cytochrome-c oxidase, cbb3-type subunit I: MDTELNYNYKVVKQFTIATVVWGVVGMMVGVFIAAQLAWPALNFDIPWLSYGRLRPLHTNAVIFAFGVCGLFATSYYVVQRTCQVRLFSDKLAAFTFWGWQTVLIAAVITLPMGLTRGKEYAELEWPITILIAIVWIAYAIVFFGTLIKRKVKHIYVANWFFGAYIIAVTLLHVVNGASMPASMWKSYSAYAGVQDAMIQWWYGHNAVGFILTAGYLGMVYYFIPKQAERPVYSYRLSIVHFWALIFTYMWAGPHHLHYTALPDWTQSLGMVFSLILLAPSWGGMINGMMTLSGAWHKLRSDPILKFLIVSLSFYGMATFEGPMMAIKTVNSLSHYTDWGIAHVHSGALGWVGFITMGSIYYLIPRLSGKREMWSMRLVETHFWVATIGIVLYIASMWIAGVMQGLMWRAVNADGTLTYSFVEGVKATFPYYVIRFSGGLLYLSGMLMMAYNTFMTMRDGVAVEGRIPSLLPLAA; the protein is encoded by the coding sequence TTGGACACAGAACTGAACTATAACTACAAGGTCGTCAAGCAGTTCACGATCGCAACCGTGGTCTGGGGTGTGGTGGGCATGATGGTCGGTGTTTTTATTGCCGCACAACTTGCGTGGCCAGCACTTAATTTCGATATACCGTGGTTAAGTTACGGACGCTTGCGGCCTTTGCATACCAACGCTGTTATTTTTGCGTTTGGTGTATGTGGCTTGTTTGCGACTTCTTATTATGTCGTGCAGCGCACCTGTCAGGTACGGCTATTCTCGGACAAGTTGGCAGCTTTCACCTTTTGGGGCTGGCAAACGGTGTTGATCGCAGCGGTCATCACGTTACCGATGGGCCTGACGCGTGGCAAAGAATATGCAGAACTGGAATGGCCGATCACGATCCTGATCGCCATCGTCTGGATCGCTTACGCAATCGTATTTTTCGGCACGCTGATCAAGCGCAAAGTGAAGCATATCTATGTGGCGAACTGGTTTTTTGGCGCTTACATTATTGCCGTAACGTTGCTGCACGTGGTCAACGGTGCCAGCATGCCTGCATCGATGTGGAAGTCGTACTCTGCCTATGCCGGTGTGCAAGACGCCATGATCCAGTGGTGGTATGGACACAATGCGGTCGGCTTTATTCTGACTGCGGGCTATCTCGGCATGGTGTATTACTTCATTCCCAAGCAAGCAGAACGCCCTGTGTATTCGTATCGCCTATCTATCGTGCATTTCTGGGCGCTGATTTTTACGTATATGTGGGCCGGACCCCATCATCTGCATTACACCGCCTTGCCTGACTGGACCCAATCGCTAGGCATGGTGTTTTCTCTGATCCTGTTGGCGCCATCCTGGGGCGGCATGATTAACGGGATGATGACGCTGTCTGGCGCATGGCATAAATTGCGTTCTGACCCGATTCTCAAATTTTTGATCGTATCGTTATCGTTCTATGGAATGGCCACTTTTGAAGGCCCGATGATGGCCATCAAGACCGTCAATTCGCTGTCGCATTACACAGATTGGGGCATCGCGCATGTCCACTCCGGGGCGCTCGGCTGGGTCGGATTCATTACTATGGGTTCAATTTATTACTTGATTCCGCGCTTGTCTGGAAAACGCGAAATGTGGAGCATGCGTCTGGTTGAGACCCATTTTTGGGTCGCGACGATTGGCATTGTGCTGTACATCGCCTCGATGTGGATCGCCGGGGTGATGCAGGGATTGATGTGGCGCGCCGTTAATGCCGACGGCACGCTGACGTACTCGTTTGTTGAAGGCGTGAAGGCAACTTTTCCTTACTACGTGATCCGGTTTAGCGGCGGTCTGCTATACCTCTCGGGCATGTTGATGATGGCTTACAACACCTTCATGACCATGCGCGACGGGGTCGCTGTCGAGGGACGAATTCCATCTCTCTTACCTTTAGCCGCTTGA
- the ccoP gene encoding cytochrome-c oxidase, cbb3-type subunit III, with the protein MADFTSGFWSIYITVLTLLSIFGCGLLLWSQSRHKVVLPVDPLAATSITLDAPASAVAQVGTTGHVWDGDLTELNTPMPRWWMWLFYITIVFGLVYLVLYPGLGSYAGKLGWKSTGAYQDELKKADAQYGPLFDKYLQQDIKIVAADPQAHAIGERLFLTYCAQCHGSDARGSKGFPNLTDKDWLYGGAPDIIQTTILYGRHGQMPSMAAALGTDKDVENVAHYVLSLSGSTADPIKVIFGKAKFGSCAGCHGPGGVGNQALGAPNLTDKIWLYGGGVETIMETINKGRNNTMPAFKDFLGEAKVHVLAAYVWSLSNEKSNLYEQ; encoded by the coding sequence ATGGCTGATTTTACCAGTGGATTCTGGAGTATTTACATTACCGTATTGACGTTGCTCAGCATTTTTGGATGCGGTTTATTACTATGGTCGCAGTCACGTCACAAGGTCGTTTTGCCAGTTGATCCATTAGCAGCAACATCGATTACCTTGGATGCGCCAGCGTCAGCCGTTGCGCAAGTAGGCACCACCGGGCACGTCTGGGATGGCGATCTGACTGAGCTGAATACGCCCATGCCGCGTTGGTGGATGTGGTTGTTTTATATCACCATCGTGTTCGGTTTGGTGTATCTGGTGTTGTATCCGGGGCTGGGAAGTTACGCCGGAAAACTGGGTTGGAAATCGACTGGCGCGTATCAGGATGAGTTGAAAAAAGCGGACGCGCAATATGGGCCTTTGTTCGACAAGTATTTGCAGCAGGATATCAAGATCGTCGCTGCCGATCCTCAGGCACATGCGATCGGAGAACGTTTATTTCTGACGTATTGTGCGCAGTGTCACGGCTCGGATGCACGCGGCAGCAAAGGGTTTCCCAATCTGACGGACAAGGATTGGCTGTATGGCGGCGCACCGGACATCATCCAGACTACGATTCTGTATGGGCGTCATGGTCAGATGCCATCGATGGCGGCAGCGCTGGGTACTGACAAAGATGTAGAAAACGTTGCGCACTATGTATTAAGTCTGTCGGGGTCCACTGCAGACCCGATCAAGGTCATATTCGGTAAAGCAAAATTTGGATCTTGCGCCGGATGTCATGGTCCGGGCGGAGTGGGTAATCAGGCGCTGGGAGCACCGAATTTGACCGACAAAATATGGCTATATGGCGGCGGTGTGGAAACCATTATGGAAACGATCAATAAAGGGCGTAACAACACGATGCCCGCATTTAAAGACTTTTTGGGTGAAGCCAAAGTCCACGTGCTGGCCGCCTATGTATGGAGCTTGTCGAATGAAAAATCAAATCTCTATGAACAATGA
- the ccoO gene encoding cytochrome-c oxidase, cbb3-type subunit II, which yields MKFSHAWIEKNPWLLIALVVLVVSVGGLVEIVPLFFQRSTTEPITGLKPYSPLRLVGRDIYLREGCYGCHSQMIRPFRAETERYGHYSVAGEFVYDHPFQWGSKRTGPDLARVGGRYSDEWHRTHLNNPRDVVPESNMPGYPWLATTPLVPDDVVAKMHALKRLGVPYSEAEITLAPGTLEGKTEQDALIAFLQGLGILIKARN from the coding sequence ATGAAATTTTCCCATGCATGGATCGAAAAGAATCCATGGCTCCTGATTGCGCTGGTGGTACTGGTCGTCAGCGTCGGTGGTCTGGTCGAAATTGTGCCGCTGTTTTTCCAGCGTTCGACCACCGAGCCGATTACCGGACTAAAACCGTACTCTCCGCTAAGACTTGTCGGGCGTGACATTTATCTGCGTGAGGGCTGCTATGGATGTCATTCGCAAATGATCCGTCCGTTCCGCGCCGAGACTGAGCGCTATGGCCATTATTCGGTGGCAGGTGAATTTGTGTATGACCATCCGTTTCAGTGGGGATCGAAGCGGACCGGGCCAGATCTGGCGCGGGTGGGTGGGCGGTATAGCGATGAATGGCATCGCACGCATTTGAATAATCCGCGTGACGTGGTGCCTGAATCGAATATGCCGGGCTATCCGTGGCTGGCGACGACACCGTTGGTTCCCGATGATGTGGTCGCGAAAATGCATGCGTTGAAGCGGCTCGGCGTGCCGTATTCGGAAGCGGAAATCACGCTGGCCCCGGGTACGCTAGAAGGCAAAACCGAGCAGGATGCGTTGATCGCTTTTCTGCAAGGATTAGGAATATTGATCAAGGCGAGGAACTGA
- a CDS encoding OmpW family protein encodes MKKNILSAAVLLSLSICGANVSAQESPWQIRVRADYLNPANKSDAIGGVGASDRLHVNSKMIPDVDISYFFTPNWATELVLTYPQKQDVSLDGKNIGSFKHLPPTLTLQYHFLPQAQFSPYLGAGLNYTRISSVDLLNGAGSLSKNSWGLALQAGVDYKLDQHWSLNLDVKKLQIQSDVYAAGQKISAVQIDPWLIGFGVGYRF; translated from the coding sequence ATGAAAAAAAATATTTTATCGGCAGCAGTCTTATTGAGTTTGAGCATATGCGGCGCGAATGTCTCCGCGCAAGAAAGCCCTTGGCAGATAAGGGTGCGTGCTGATTATCTGAATCCTGCTAATAAGTCGGATGCCATCGGTGGTGTCGGCGCATCGGATCGCTTGCACGTCAATTCCAAGATGATTCCGGATGTGGATATTTCTTACTTCTTTACGCCAAACTGGGCCACCGAATTAGTCCTGACGTATCCCCAAAAGCAGGACGTCTCCTTAGATGGAAAAAATATCGGTAGCTTCAAACACCTGCCGCCGACTTTGACGCTGCAATACCACTTCCTGCCGCAAGCGCAGTTCAGTCCTTATCTTGGCGCCGGGCTGAATTACACCCGCATTTCTAGTGTTGACTTGCTCAACGGTGCTGGCAGCCTGAGTAAAAATAGCTGGGGTCTGGCGTTACAGGCAGGCGTTGACTATAAGCTCGATCAACACTGGTCATTGAATCTGGATGTTAAAAAATTACAGATTCAGAGCGATGTGTATGCCGCCGGTCAAAAAATCAGCGCGGTCCAGATCGATCCGTGGCTGATCGGGTTCGGCGTGGGTTATCGTTTTTAA
- a CDS encoding universal stress protein → MFKTILLATDGSDLSTKAVQAAIKFAKSNGSKIVGLSVAEIYSYFPVTMLGGTEDLRLLKEAVEQSAKENVQQIADSAREAGIVCEVYTPAGWCAQEIVKSAEQHHCDVIFMASHGRKGVNKLMLGSETQKVLAYSGIPVIVYKAAAGD, encoded by the coding sequence ATGTTCAAGACAATATTGTTGGCGACAGACGGCTCCGATCTGTCTACGAAGGCTGTTCAGGCCGCTATTAAGTTTGCCAAAAGCAATGGCAGCAAAATAGTAGGTTTGTCAGTCGCCGAAATCTATTCTTATTTCCCGGTCACGATGCTGGGCGGGACCGAAGATCTGCGTTTGTTGAAAGAGGCTGTCGAGCAGTCCGCCAAAGAGAACGTCCAGCAAATCGCTGACTCGGCACGCGAGGCAGGCATTGTCTGCGAAGTCTATACGCCAGCAGGTTGGTGCGCGCAGGAGATTGTAAAAAGTGCGGAACAACATCACTGCGACGTGATTTTTATGGCGTCGCACGGTAGAAAAGGCGTCAACAAATTGATGTTAGGTAGCGAGACGCAAAAAGTGCTGGCGTACTCCGGCATACCCGTCATCGTGTATAAGGCCGCTGCAGGGGACTGA
- the ccoS gene encoding cbb3-type cytochrome oxidase assembly protein CcoS translates to MEALFLLVPLSIGIVFIAIWLFFRMSDSGQFDDMIGPALRILHDDDRPEINQKSENVRPDGDG, encoded by the coding sequence ATGGAGGCACTTTTTCTGCTCGTTCCACTCAGCATTGGCATCGTCTTCATTGCGATCTGGCTATTTTTCAGGATGTCCGATAGCGGGCAATTTGATGACATGATCGGTCCGGCCTTACGGATTTTGCATGACGATGATCGCCCTGAAATCAACCAAAAATCTGAAAATGTCAGACCGGATGGCGATGGATAA